One Nitrosopumilus piranensis genomic region harbors:
- a CDS encoding ammonium transporter, which yields MVLDSGDTAWMLVAGSLVLLMIPALGLFESGLLRKKNAASIFMQIFFGLALLSVMWFVFGFSLSFGPSDTGLVGNMDWVFLKGIPSDAPLDYAPTIPGVLFVKFQLMFACITPLLLTGTIAERMKFSSFIIFIAAWSMLIYYPLVHWVWGGGWLSQLGVVDFAGGIVIHTSVGMAALAAALVLGKRRNYGPAIMIPHSIPLAVLGSSLLWLGWFGFNAGSALAASGGVAGNTVIVTHMASSVSALIWGGLSWVRTGKPSVVATINGAIAGLAGITPASGFVSAEHAFVIGIAIGVISYSGVVLFKEKLRIDDALDVSSVHGVAGIVGSLAIGIFASTMINPGGVDGLLFGNPDQLWIQAVGVGVAAAIGFGGTWILMQIIKHLIGIRVSPEVEDVGLDISEHAESAYSDEEEFMLDMDTYTDELQEKDEIFRKKKK from the coding sequence ATGGTACTTGACTCTGGTGATACCGCGTGGATGCTCGTAGCTGGAAGTCTTGTATTGCTTATGATCCCTGCATTGGGTCTTTTTGAATCTGGTTTACTAAGAAAGAAAAATGCCGCTTCAATTTTCATGCAAATATTTTTCGGTTTGGCACTTTTGAGTGTAATGTGGTTTGTCTTTGGTTTTAGTTTATCATTTGGTCCATCTGATACTGGTCTTGTAGGAAACATGGATTGGGTATTCCTAAAGGGTATACCCTCAGACGCTCCACTTGATTATGCACCAACAATTCCGGGAGTGCTGTTTGTAAAATTCCAATTGATGTTTGCATGTATTACTCCATTACTTCTTACAGGAACAATTGCTGAAAGAATGAAGTTCAGCTCATTTATCATATTTATTGCAGCATGGTCTATGCTCATCTACTATCCACTTGTACACTGGGTATGGGGTGGCGGTTGGTTATCTCAACTAGGAGTTGTAGACTTTGCCGGAGGTATTGTGATTCACACAAGTGTTGGTATGGCAGCCTTAGCTGCTGCACTAGTTCTTGGAAAGAGAAGGAATTACGGTCCTGCTATTATGATTCCTCATAGTATTCCACTTGCAGTCTTAGGTTCTTCTTTGTTGTGGCTTGGTTGGTTTGGATTTAATGCAGGAAGTGCACTTGCAGCATCTGGCGGTGTTGCAGGAAATACTGTTATTGTAACACATATGGCTTCTTCAGTTTCAGCCCTGATTTGGGGTGGACTTTCATGGGTAAGAACAGGAAAACCTTCTGTTGTTGCTACAATTAATGGTGCAATTGCTGGTCTTGCTGGAATTACACCTGCATCTGGATTTGTTAGTGCTGAACATGCCTTTGTAATTGGAATTGCAATCGGTGTTATCTCTTACTCTGGTGTAGTGTTATTCAAAGAGAAGTTACGCATTGATGATGCACTTGATGTCAGCTCAGTTCACGGTGTTGCAGGCATTGTAGGTTCTCTTGCAATTGGTATCTTTGCAAGTACTATGATTAACCCTGGTGGCGTGGATGGATTGCTATTTGGAAATCCTGATCAACTATGGATTCAAGCAGTAGGCGTTGGTGTTGCAGCAGCAATAGGATTTGGAGGAACTTGGATACTGATGCAAATAATTAAGCATTTGATTGGAATTAGAGTTTCACCTGAAGTTGAAGATGTCGGTCTTGATATCAGCGAACATGCTGAATCTGCGTATTCAGATGAAGAGGAATTCATGCTGGATATGGATACGTACACTGATGAATTACAAGAAAAAGATGAAATCTTTAGAAAGAAAAAGAAGTAG
- a CDS encoding TldD/PmbA family protein: MSALEKALQHSKKKRIDECEIIFVKKNITTVRITDSEIAEIKQNYDESFGIRLIHEKKIATIQTTKKEEIENSVDLAFSTISNLKSREFWKGLPETAQNTNLKGTYDDKLENISGSNSMDIAQSMINSANSNKINTITGSLNIVSELFEIENSNGLHFNDKSTYISGIINAESEQGILPVSGIGHANCRTLSNFSAEQIGQDAKKMCIESINPKKINSDVYSIIFEPYSVGELLAFVVGSNFNFKTFSEKKSCFSNNFEDKIAVEDFNLTDDPHIPEGIGTKSVDDEGMTTRKNSLVEKGVFKNTFSNLFDSYKEDKESTGNAARLSSLMGRSSEPIPISAPHNLKIDSGKSSQEDMIKDTKYGLLIGRLWYTYAVNPIKGDFSCTARSGIRIIENGEIKGPGKSVRIVHNLPTMLKNISEIGNNQQNVIQWASLPSITPSIKAENIKVNSI; the protein is encoded by the coding sequence TTGTCTGCCTTAGAAAAGGCATTACAACATTCAAAGAAAAAACGAATCGATGAATGTGAAATTATTTTTGTGAAAAAAAACATCACCACAGTAAGAATAACAGATTCAGAGATTGCAGAAATCAAACAAAATTATGATGAAAGTTTTGGAATAAGATTAATTCATGAGAAAAAAATTGCAACAATCCAAACTACAAAAAAAGAAGAAATAGAAAATTCCGTGGATTTAGCATTTTCAACCATTTCAAATCTAAAATCAAGAGAATTTTGGAAAGGACTGCCTGAAACTGCACAAAATACAAATCTCAAAGGAACGTACGATGATAAATTAGAAAATATTTCAGGCTCAAATTCAATGGATATCGCACAATCTATGATAAATTCAGCAAATTCTAATAAAATTAATACGATTACAGGCTCATTAAACATTGTTTCAGAGCTTTTTGAGATAGAGAATTCAAACGGACTCCATTTCAATGACAAATCAACATACATTTCAGGAATCATTAATGCAGAATCAGAGCAAGGGATTTTACCAGTATCAGGAATAGGACACGCAAATTGCAGAACCCTATCAAATTTTTCAGCAGAGCAGATTGGTCAAGATGCAAAAAAAATGTGTATTGAATCAATAAATCCAAAAAAAATTAACTCAGATGTTTATTCAATAATTTTTGAGCCGTATTCTGTGGGAGAATTATTAGCGTTTGTTGTTGGATCAAATTTCAATTTTAAAACATTTTCAGAAAAGAAGAGTTGCTTTTCAAATAATTTTGAAGATAAAATAGCAGTTGAGGATTTTAATTTAACAGATGATCCACATATACCAGAAGGGATAGGAACAAAATCAGTTGATGACGAAGGAATGACTACAAGAAAAAACAGTTTAGTTGAAAAAGGTGTTTTTAAAAATACTTTTTCTAATCTTTTTGATAGCTACAAAGAAGATAAAGAATCCACAGGAAATGCTGCAAGGTTAAGCTCATTGATGGGCAGAAGTTCAGAACCTATTCCAATTTCAGCACCACATAACCTAAAAATTGATTCAGGAAAATCCTCGCAAGAAGACATGATCAAAGATACAAAATACGGATTGTTAATTGGAAGATTATGGTATACATATGCAGTAAATCCCATAAAGGGTGATTTTTCATGTACTGCAAGAAGCGGCATTAGAATTATAGAAAATGGTGAAATTAAGGGTCCGGGAAAATCTGTAAGAATTGTTCACAATCTTCCAACAATGTTAAAAAATATTTCAGAAATTGGAAACAATCAACAAAATGTTATCCAATGGGCATCATTGCCATCCATCACTCCTTCAATCAAGGCTGAAAATATCAAAGTAAATTCAATTTGA
- a CDS encoding P-II family nitrogen regulator — protein sequence MKKIEAVIKRKNFPTIKTHLNMVGTYIIDKRNLEDSNIYDESKGSRVGSTGLKSIPLAKIETVVPDKDARKIVEMISKNSGLSATHGGKIFVSEMEEVVDMETIDGKQDLEITFEENVASRPLPKRSRFVPLQKFTLHKLQVIYEENKETLRTDYRIKSFSDFVNYCIMKSLPALEKQLKNPTIVYENNFGDF from the coding sequence GTGAAGAAGATAGAAGCTGTAATCAAAAGAAAAAATTTTCCTACGATTAAAACTCATTTGAATATGGTTGGCACTTACATTATTGATAAACGAAATCTCGAAGACAGTAACATCTATGATGAATCAAAAGGCTCACGTGTTGGTTCAACTGGCCTAAAATCTATACCACTTGCAAAAATTGAAACTGTTGTTCCAGATAAAGATGCACGAAAAATTGTTGAGATGATTTCAAAAAATTCTGGTTTGTCTGCAACACATGGAGGAAAAATCTTTGTCTCTGAAATGGAAGAAGTTGTTGACATGGAAACTATTGATGGTAAACAAGATCTTGAAATTACTTTTGAAGAAAATGTGGCATCAAGACCTTTGCCAAAACGAAGTAGGTTTGTCCCATTACAGAAATTTACTTTACATAAACTCCAAGTAATCTATGAGGAAAATAAAGAAACACTTCGAACTGATTATAGAATAAAATCATTTAGTGATTTTGTAAATTATTGTATAATGAAATCCTTACCTGCACTAGAAAAACAACTCAAAAATCCTACAATTGTTTATGAAAACAATTTTGGAGATTTTTAA
- a CDS encoding DUF6659 family protein has protein sequence MAINYDVLSKEILDLDPQVRFAGVANNKGELIAGGQKDEVEKLLVGDEVKMSIHYALQKRDLYTNLAYKIGHEKSSITEYEKVTMITIPINSNELFLISTEPRADYLKIIDTASTKLDSLKESE, from the coding sequence TTGGCAATTAATTATGATGTTTTATCCAAAGAAATTCTTGATTTAGATCCTCAGGTACGATTTGCTGGTGTGGCAAATAATAAAGGCGAATTGATTGCAGGGGGGCAAAAAGATGAAGTTGAAAAATTGCTGGTTGGTGATGAGGTGAAAATGTCTATTCACTATGCTTTACAAAAACGGGATTTGTATACAAATCTGGCTTATAAGATAGGTCATGAAAAATCCTCTATTACAGAATATGAAAAAGTAACAATGATTACCATTCCAATAAATTCAAATGAGTTATTTCTAATAAGCACTGAACCTAGAGCAGACTATTTGAAAATTATTGATACAGCAAGTACTAAACTTGATTCCCTAAAAGAATCCGAATAA
- a CDS encoding calcium/sodium antiporter, which produces MEIVISAVLTLVGLVMLCFGGNWLVSGGVAIARKFRISNLVIGMTIVAYGTSTPELAASVAAAGEHSAIILGNVVGSNIANVGMVIGVAAILAPIVIQKSLLRKEIPIMLGVSILLVLISIDGELSNYDGILLLVGLGVFGYYTLKDAMKQRQKNKDELPQGKENVFLKSIGLIGLGIGLLYIGAILTVDNAVILAKEFGLSEKIIGLTIIAIGTSLPELITSVIAIKKGHGDIGVGNIIGSNIYNILMIMGVGAALGGVIISADVYVDYAIMILFSLALLIGLKTGVINRVVGVGLAIGYVAYLLLTFFK; this is translated from the coding sequence GTGGAAATCGTAATCAGTGCAGTTCTTACTCTTGTAGGATTGGTAATGCTGTGCTTTGGTGGTAATTGGCTAGTTAGTGGTGGCGTTGCTATTGCTAGAAAATTCCGCATCAGCAATCTTGTTATTGGAATGACTATTGTAGCGTATGGTACTTCCACGCCAGAACTTGCAGCAAGTGTAGCAGCTGCAGGTGAGCACAGCGCAATCATTTTGGGAAATGTTGTTGGAAGTAATATTGCAAATGTTGGAATGGTAATTGGAGTTGCAGCAATCCTTGCTCCAATTGTAATTCAAAAATCATTACTTCGAAAAGAAATTCCAATCATGTTGGGAGTTTCTATCTTACTTGTTTTAATTTCAATTGATGGTGAACTATCTAATTATGATGGAATACTTTTGCTTGTTGGGTTGGGTGTGTTTGGATATTATACTCTAAAGGATGCAATGAAACAGCGTCAAAAAAACAAAGATGAACTTCCTCAAGGAAAAGAAAATGTCTTTCTAAAATCAATTGGTCTGATTGGACTTGGTATTGGTCTTTTGTATATTGGTGCGATTCTAACAGTTGATAATGCAGTAATTCTTGCTAAAGAATTTGGGTTATCTGAAAAAATTATTGGTTTAACTATAATTGCAATTGGAACATCTCTTCCAGAATTGATCACATCAGTTATTGCAATTAAAAAGGGACATGGGGATATTGGTGTTGGTAACATCATAGGAAGCAACATCTACAACATCTTAATGATAATGGGAGTCGGTGCTGCACTTGGCGGTGTAATAATTTCAGCTGATGTTTACGTTGACTATGCAATTATGATATTGTTTAGTCTAGCACTACTAATTGGTCTTAAAACAGGCGTGATTAATAGAGTCGTGGGCGTAGGTTTGGCAATAGGATATGTGGCATATCTTTTGTTGACTTTTTTCAAATAA
- a CDS encoding P-II family nitrogen regulator → MLKIQAILGENDVMAISEALKVVGIGGLTVTKVRGRGKRPGPEIHASKGSEIFVPQFNDKYFIEAIIPESKEDEVVNIIKENGRVGKIFVSQVLRAIDIATGEEGESTIM, encoded by the coding sequence ATGCTCAAAATACAAGCCATTCTTGGCGAAAATGACGTCATGGCAATAAGTGAAGCACTAAAAGTAGTTGGAATAGGGGGCCTTACTGTAACCAAAGTTAGAGGCAGGGGAAAGAGACCCGGTCCTGAAATTCACGCATCAAAAGGAAGTGAGATTTTTGTTCCACAATTTAATGACAAGTATTTTATCGAGGCGATCATACCAGAGTCAAAAGAGGACGAAGTGGTAAACATCATCAAAGAAAATGGCAGAGTGGGAAAGATTTTTGTTTCACAAGTATTGCGTGCAATAGATATTGCAACAGGTGAAGAAGGCGAATCAACAATAATGTGA